The Cloeon dipterum chromosome X, ieCloDipt1.1, whole genome shotgun sequence genome includes a window with the following:
- the LOC135945821 gene encoding potassium voltage-gated channel protein Shaker-like isoform X9, with translation MSFLSSSQGASACVRSLPKLSSQDEDGPTQHREFSGVVNFEPIPHDHDFCERVVINVSGLRFETQLRTLNQFPDTLLGDPARRIRYFDPLRNEYFFDRNRPSFDAILYYYQSGGRLRRPVNVPLDVFSEEIKFYELGEIATNKFREDEGFIKEEEKPLPDHEFQRNVWLLFEYPESSQAARVVAIISVVVILLSIVIFCLETLPEFKHYKVFNTTTNGTKIEEDEVPDITDPFFLIETICIIWFTFELSVRFLACPNKLNFFRDVMNIIDIIAIIPYFITLATVVAEKDEQIQLPKAPVSPQDKSTNQAMSLAILRVIRLVRVFRIFKLSRHSKGLQILGRTLKASMRELGLLIFFLFIGVVLFSSAVYFAEAGSENSYFKSIPDAFWWAVVTMTTVGYGDMTPVGVWGKMVGSLCAIAGVLTIALPVPVIVSNFNYFYHRETDQEEMQSQNFNHVTSCPYLPGTLGAHLKKSSLSESSSDIMELEEGILLGQHEPNTPATACTPASAALAPALLAKKQNCNTTAATANRCNNNINAVSIETDV, from the exons GTCGTTGCCGAAACTGAGCAGCCAAGATGAGGATGGGCCGACGCAACACCGCGAGTTCTCAGGCGTGGTCAACTTCGAGCCGATCCCCCACGACCACGACTTCTGCGAGCGCGTCGTGATCAAT GTGAGCGGCCTGCGGTTCGAGACGCAGCTGCGAACGCTCAACCAGTTTCCAGACACGCTGCTGGGGGACCCGGCCCGCCGCATCCGCTACTTCGACCCACTGCGCAACGAGTATTTCTTCGACCGAAACCGGCCCAGCTTCGATGCCATCCTCTACTACTACCAGAGCGGTGGCCGCCTCCGGAGGCCGGTCAACGTCCCACTCGATGTCTTCTCCGAGGAGATCAAGTTTTACGAGCTTGGGGAAATCGCCACCAACAAATTCAG AGAGGACGAAGGTTTCATCAAGGAGGAGGAGAAGCCGCTACCGGATCACGAATTCCAGCGGAACGTGTGGCTGCTGTTCGAGTACCCGGAGAGCTCGCAGGCAGCGCGCGTGGTGGCGATCATCAGTGTAGTTGTAATCCTGCTGTCAATCGTGATATTCTGCCTAGAGACTCTGCCCGAGTTCAAGCACTACAAAGTATTTAATACTACGACGAACGGCACAAAGATCGAGGAGGACGAGGTGCCCGACATCACCGACCCCTTCTTCCTGATCGAGACCATCTGCATCATATGGTTCACGTTCGAGCTGTCGGTCCGATTCCTCGCCTGCCCCAACAAGTTGAACTTTTTTCGCGACGTCATGAACATTATCGATATAATCGCGATCATTCCATACTTTATCACCTTGGCGACTGTGGTGGCCGAGAAAGATGAACAGATACAGTTGCCCAAGGCGCCAGTTTCCCCGCAAGACAAAAGTACTAACCAAGCCATGTCGTTGGCCATCTTGAGAGTGATACGACTTGTGCGTGTTTTCCGaatatttaaactttcaaGGCATTCTAAAGGCTTGCAAATTCTTGGAAGGACACTAAAAGCCTCTATGAGGGAATTAGgacttttgatatttttcctatttataG GTGTCGTTCTCTTCTCAAGCGCAGTGTATTTCGCTGAGGCTGGTTCTGAAAATTCTTACTTCAAGTCTATCCCAGACGCCTTCTGGTGGGCAGTGGTGACCATGACCACTGTGGGATACGGAGACATGAC GCCAGTCGGAGTGTGGGGCAAAATGGTGGGTTCGTTATGCGCGATAGCCGGTGTGCTGACCATTGCCCTTCCTGTGCCTGTCATTGTATCCAACTTCAACTACTTCTACCACCGCGAGACTGATCAAGAGGAAATGCAGTCGCAGAACTTCAACCACGTCACCAGTTGCCCGTATCTGCCAGGAACTCTAG GTGCCCACTTGAAAAAGAGTTCGCTCTCCGAGTCCTCGTCGGACATAATGGAGCTGGAGGAGGGCATTCTGCTGGGCCAGCATGAGCCCAACACTCCAGCGACTGCATGCACCCCGGCCAGTGCCGCCCTCGCACCGGCCCTGCTAGCCAAAAAGCAGAACTGCAACACCACCGCGGCCACGGCCAATCGATGCAACAACAACATCAACGCCGTCAGCATCGAGACAGACGTCTGA
- the LOC135945821 gene encoding potassium voltage-gated channel protein Shaker-like isoform X6: MTKICAQFVGSISRSTSSSSSRSLPKLSSQDEDGPTQHREFSGVVNFEPIPHDHDFCERVVINVSGLRFETQLRTLNQFPDTLLGDPARRIRYFDPLRNEYFFDRNRPSFDAILYYYQSGGRLRRPVNVPLDVFSEEIKFYELGEIATNKFREDEGFIKEEEKPLPDHEFQRNVWLLFEYPESSQAARVVAIISVVVILLSIVIFCLETLPEFKHYKVFNTTTNGTKIEEDEVPDITDPFFLIETICIIWFTFELSVRFLACPNKLNFFRDVMNIIDIIAIIPYFITLATVVAEKDEQIQLPKAPVSPQDKSTNQAMSLAILRVIRLVRVFRIFKLSRHSKGLQILGRTLKASMRELGLLIFFLFIGVVLFSSAVYFAEAGSENSYFKSIPDAFWWAVVTMTTVGYGDMTPVGVWGKMVGSLCAIAGVLTIALPVPVIVSNFNYFYHRETDQEEMQSQNFNHVTSCPYLPGTLGAHLKKSSLSESSSDIMELEEGILLGQHEPNTPATACTPASAALAPALLAKKQNCNTTAATANRCNNNINAVSIETDV; the protein is encoded by the exons GTCGTTGCCGAAACTGAGCAGCCAAGATGAGGATGGGCCGACGCAACACCGCGAGTTCTCAGGCGTGGTCAACTTCGAGCCGATCCCCCACGACCACGACTTCTGCGAGCGCGTCGTGATCAAT GTGAGCGGCCTGCGGTTCGAGACGCAGCTGCGAACGCTCAACCAGTTTCCAGACACGCTGCTGGGGGACCCGGCCCGCCGCATCCGCTACTTCGACCCACTGCGCAACGAGTATTTCTTCGACCGAAACCGGCCCAGCTTCGATGCCATCCTCTACTACTACCAGAGCGGTGGCCGCCTCCGGAGGCCGGTCAACGTCCCACTCGATGTCTTCTCCGAGGAGATCAAGTTTTACGAGCTTGGGGAAATCGCCACCAACAAATTCAG AGAGGACGAAGGTTTCATCAAGGAGGAGGAGAAGCCGCTACCGGATCACGAATTCCAGCGGAACGTGTGGCTGCTGTTCGAGTACCCGGAGAGCTCGCAGGCAGCGCGCGTGGTGGCGATCATCAGTGTAGTTGTAATCCTGCTGTCAATCGTGATATTCTGCCTAGAGACTCTGCCCGAGTTCAAGCACTACAAAGTATTTAATACTACGACGAACGGCACAAAGATCGAGGAGGACGAGGTGCCCGACATCACCGACCCCTTCTTCCTGATCGAGACCATCTGCATCATATGGTTCACGTTCGAGCTGTCGGTCCGATTCCTCGCCTGCCCCAACAAGTTGAACTTTTTTCGCGACGTCATGAACATTATCGATATAATCGCGATCATTCCATACTTTATCACCTTGGCGACTGTGGTGGCCGAGAAAGATGAACAGATACAGTTGCCCAAGGCGCCAGTTTCCCCGCAAGACAAAAGTACTAACCAAGCCATGTCGTTGGCCATCTTGAGAGTGATACGACTTGTGCGTGTTTTCCGaatatttaaactttcaaGGCATTCTAAAGGCTTGCAAATTCTTGGAAGGACACTAAAAGCCTCTATGAGGGAATTAGgacttttgatatttttcctatttataG GTGTCGTTCTCTTCTCAAGCGCAGTGTATTTCGCTGAGGCTGGTTCTGAAAATTCTTACTTCAAGTCTATCCCAGACGCCTTCTGGTGGGCAGTGGTGACCATGACCACTGTGGGATACGGAGACATGAC GCCAGTCGGAGTGTGGGGCAAAATGGTGGGTTCGTTATGCGCGATAGCCGGTGTGCTGACCATTGCCCTTCCTGTGCCTGTCATTGTATCCAACTTCAACTACTTCTACCACCGCGAGACTGATCAAGAGGAAATGCAGTCGCAGAACTTCAACCACGTCACCAGTTGCCCGTATCTGCCAGGAACTCTAG GTGCCCACTTGAAAAAGAGTTCGCTCTCCGAGTCCTCGTCGGACATAATGGAGCTGGAGGAGGGCATTCTGCTGGGCCAGCATGAGCCCAACACTCCAGCGACTGCATGCACCCCGGCCAGTGCCGCCCTCGCACCGGCCCTGCTAGCCAAAAAGCAGAACTGCAACACCACCGCGGCCACGGCCAATCGATGCAACAACAACATCAACGCCGTCAGCATCGAGACAGACGTCTGA
- the LOC135945821 gene encoding potassium voltage-gated channel protein Shaker-like isoform X5 yields MFAMTDYFGNAFLNSYMNPKGNFKRSLPKLSSQDEDGPTQHREFSGVVNFEPIPHDHDFCERVVINVSGLRFETQLRTLNQFPDTLLGDPARRIRYFDPLRNEYFFDRNRPSFDAILYYYQSGGRLRRPVNVPLDVFSEEIKFYELGEIATNKFREDEGFIKEEEKPLPDHEFQRNVWLLFEYPESSQAARVVAIISVVVILLSIVIFCLETLPEFKHYKVFNTTTNGTKIEEDEVPDITDPFFLIETICIIWFTFELSVRFLACPNKLNFFRDVMNIIDIIAIIPYFITLATVVAEKDEQIQLPKAPVSPQDKSTNQAMSLAILRVIRLVRVFRIFKLSRHSKGLQILGRTLKASMRELGLLIFFLFIGVVLFSSAVYFAEAGSENSYFKSIPDAFWWAVVTMTTVGYGDMTPVGVWGKMVGSLCAIAGVLTIALPVPVIVSNFNYFYHRETDQEEMQSQNFNHVTSCPYLPGTLGAHLKKSSLSESSSDIMELEEGILLGQHEPNTPATACTPASAALAPALLAKKQNCNTTAATANRCNNNINAVSIETDV; encoded by the exons GTCGTTGCCGAAACTGAGCAGCCAAGATGAGGATGGGCCGACGCAACACCGCGAGTTCTCAGGCGTGGTCAACTTCGAGCCGATCCCCCACGACCACGACTTCTGCGAGCGCGTCGTGATCAAT GTGAGCGGCCTGCGGTTCGAGACGCAGCTGCGAACGCTCAACCAGTTTCCAGACACGCTGCTGGGGGACCCGGCCCGCCGCATCCGCTACTTCGACCCACTGCGCAACGAGTATTTCTTCGACCGAAACCGGCCCAGCTTCGATGCCATCCTCTACTACTACCAGAGCGGTGGCCGCCTCCGGAGGCCGGTCAACGTCCCACTCGATGTCTTCTCCGAGGAGATCAAGTTTTACGAGCTTGGGGAAATCGCCACCAACAAATTCAG AGAGGACGAAGGTTTCATCAAGGAGGAGGAGAAGCCGCTACCGGATCACGAATTCCAGCGGAACGTGTGGCTGCTGTTCGAGTACCCGGAGAGCTCGCAGGCAGCGCGCGTGGTGGCGATCATCAGTGTAGTTGTAATCCTGCTGTCAATCGTGATATTCTGCCTAGAGACTCTGCCCGAGTTCAAGCACTACAAAGTATTTAATACTACGACGAACGGCACAAAGATCGAGGAGGACGAGGTGCCCGACATCACCGACCCCTTCTTCCTGATCGAGACCATCTGCATCATATGGTTCACGTTCGAGCTGTCGGTCCGATTCCTCGCCTGCCCCAACAAGTTGAACTTTTTTCGCGACGTCATGAACATTATCGATATAATCGCGATCATTCCATACTTTATCACCTTGGCGACTGTGGTGGCCGAGAAAGATGAACAGATACAGTTGCCCAAGGCGCCAGTTTCCCCGCAAGACAAAAGTACTAACCAAGCCATGTCGTTGGCCATCTTGAGAGTGATACGACTTGTGCGTGTTTTCCGaatatttaaactttcaaGGCATTCTAAAGGCTTGCAAATTCTTGGAAGGACACTAAAAGCCTCTATGAGGGAATTAGgacttttgatatttttcctatttataG GTGTCGTTCTCTTCTCAAGCGCAGTGTATTTCGCTGAGGCTGGTTCTGAAAATTCTTACTTCAAGTCTATCCCAGACGCCTTCTGGTGGGCAGTGGTGACCATGACCACTGTGGGATACGGAGACATGAC GCCAGTCGGAGTGTGGGGCAAAATGGTGGGTTCGTTATGCGCGATAGCCGGTGTGCTGACCATTGCCCTTCCTGTGCCTGTCATTGTATCCAACTTCAACTACTTCTACCACCGCGAGACTGATCAAGAGGAAATGCAGTCGCAGAACTTCAACCACGTCACCAGTTGCCCGTATCTGCCAGGAACTCTAG GTGCCCACTTGAAAAAGAGTTCGCTCTCCGAGTCCTCGTCGGACATAATGGAGCTGGAGGAGGGCATTCTGCTGGGCCAGCATGAGCCCAACACTCCAGCGACTGCATGCACCCCGGCCAGTGCCGCCCTCGCACCGGCCCTGCTAGCCAAAAAGCAGAACTGCAACACCACCGCGGCCACGGCCAATCGATGCAACAACAACATCAACGCCGTCAGCATCGAGACAGACGTCTGA
- the LOC135945821 gene encoding potassium voltage-gated channel protein Shaker-like isoform X8 codes for MAAVLYGFGDESGSRYSRSLPKLSSQDEDGPTQHREFSGVVNFEPIPHDHDFCERVVINVSGLRFETQLRTLNQFPDTLLGDPARRIRYFDPLRNEYFFDRNRPSFDAILYYYQSGGRLRRPVNVPLDVFSEEIKFYELGEIATNKFREDEGFIKEEEKPLPDHEFQRNVWLLFEYPESSQAARVVAIISVVVILLSIVIFCLETLPEFKHYKVFNTTTNGTKIEEDEVPDITDPFFLIETICIIWFTFELSVRFLACPNKLNFFRDVMNIIDIIAIIPYFITLATVVAEKDEQIQLPKAPVSPQDKSTNQAMSLAILRVIRLVRVFRIFKLSRHSKGLQILGRTLKASMRELGLLIFFLFIGVVLFSSAVYFAEAGSENSYFKSIPDAFWWAVVTMTTVGYGDMTPVGVWGKMVGSLCAIAGVLTIALPVPVIVSNFNYFYHRETDQEEMQSQNFNHVTSCPYLPGTLGAHLKKSSLSESSSDIMELEEGILLGQHEPNTPATACTPASAALAPALLAKKQNCNTTAATANRCNNNINAVSIETDV; via the exons GTCGTTGCCGAAACTGAGCAGCCAAGATGAGGATGGGCCGACGCAACACCGCGAGTTCTCAGGCGTGGTCAACTTCGAGCCGATCCCCCACGACCACGACTTCTGCGAGCGCGTCGTGATCAAT GTGAGCGGCCTGCGGTTCGAGACGCAGCTGCGAACGCTCAACCAGTTTCCAGACACGCTGCTGGGGGACCCGGCCCGCCGCATCCGCTACTTCGACCCACTGCGCAACGAGTATTTCTTCGACCGAAACCGGCCCAGCTTCGATGCCATCCTCTACTACTACCAGAGCGGTGGCCGCCTCCGGAGGCCGGTCAACGTCCCACTCGATGTCTTCTCCGAGGAGATCAAGTTTTACGAGCTTGGGGAAATCGCCACCAACAAATTCAG AGAGGACGAAGGTTTCATCAAGGAGGAGGAGAAGCCGCTACCGGATCACGAATTCCAGCGGAACGTGTGGCTGCTGTTCGAGTACCCGGAGAGCTCGCAGGCAGCGCGCGTGGTGGCGATCATCAGTGTAGTTGTAATCCTGCTGTCAATCGTGATATTCTGCCTAGAGACTCTGCCCGAGTTCAAGCACTACAAAGTATTTAATACTACGACGAACGGCACAAAGATCGAGGAGGACGAGGTGCCCGACATCACCGACCCCTTCTTCCTGATCGAGACCATCTGCATCATATGGTTCACGTTCGAGCTGTCGGTCCGATTCCTCGCCTGCCCCAACAAGTTGAACTTTTTTCGCGACGTCATGAACATTATCGATATAATCGCGATCATTCCATACTTTATCACCTTGGCGACTGTGGTGGCCGAGAAAGATGAACAGATACAGTTGCCCAAGGCGCCAGTTTCCCCGCAAGACAAAAGTACTAACCAAGCCATGTCGTTGGCCATCTTGAGAGTGATACGACTTGTGCGTGTTTTCCGaatatttaaactttcaaGGCATTCTAAAGGCTTGCAAATTCTTGGAAGGACACTAAAAGCCTCTATGAGGGAATTAGgacttttgatatttttcctatttataG GTGTCGTTCTCTTCTCAAGCGCAGTGTATTTCGCTGAGGCTGGTTCTGAAAATTCTTACTTCAAGTCTATCCCAGACGCCTTCTGGTGGGCAGTGGTGACCATGACCACTGTGGGATACGGAGACATGAC GCCAGTCGGAGTGTGGGGCAAAATGGTGGGTTCGTTATGCGCGATAGCCGGTGTGCTGACCATTGCCCTTCCTGTGCCTGTCATTGTATCCAACTTCAACTACTTCTACCACCGCGAGACTGATCAAGAGGAAATGCAGTCGCAGAACTTCAACCACGTCACCAGTTGCCCGTATCTGCCAGGAACTCTAG GTGCCCACTTGAAAAAGAGTTCGCTCTCCGAGTCCTCGTCGGACATAATGGAGCTGGAGGAGGGCATTCTGCTGGGCCAGCATGAGCCCAACACTCCAGCGACTGCATGCACCCCGGCCAGTGCCGCCCTCGCACCGGCCCTGCTAGCCAAAAAGCAGAACTGCAACACCACCGCGGCCACGGCCAATCGATGCAACAACAACATCAACGCCGTCAGCATCGAGACAGACGTCTGA
- the LOC135945821 gene encoding potassium voltage-gated channel protein Shaker-like isoform X4, producing the protein MAAVLYGFGDESGSRYSSRSDSTKFSAFSKLRIRRSLPKLSSQDEDGPTQHREFSGVVNFEPIPHDHDFCERVVINVSGLRFETQLRTLNQFPDTLLGDPARRIRYFDPLRNEYFFDRNRPSFDAILYYYQSGGRLRRPVNVPLDVFSEEIKFYELGEIATNKFREDEGFIKEEEKPLPDHEFQRNVWLLFEYPESSQAARVVAIISVVVILLSIVIFCLETLPEFKHYKVFNTTTNGTKIEEDEVPDITDPFFLIETICIIWFTFELSVRFLACPNKLNFFRDVMNIIDIIAIIPYFITLATVVAEKDEQIQLPKAPVSPQDKSTNQAMSLAILRVIRLVRVFRIFKLSRHSKGLQILGRTLKASMRELGLLIFFLFIGVVLFSSAVYFAEAGSENSYFKSIPDAFWWAVVTMTTVGYGDMTPVGVWGKMVGSLCAIAGVLTIALPVPVIVSNFNYFYHRETDQEEMQSQNFNHVTSCPYLPGTLGAHLKKSSLSESSSDIMELEEGILLGQHEPNTPATACTPASAALAPALLAKKQNCNTTAATANRCNNNINAVSIETDV; encoded by the exons GTCGTTGCCGAAACTGAGCAGCCAAGATGAGGATGGGCCGACGCAACACCGCGAGTTCTCAGGCGTGGTCAACTTCGAGCCGATCCCCCACGACCACGACTTCTGCGAGCGCGTCGTGATCAAT GTGAGCGGCCTGCGGTTCGAGACGCAGCTGCGAACGCTCAACCAGTTTCCAGACACGCTGCTGGGGGACCCGGCCCGCCGCATCCGCTACTTCGACCCACTGCGCAACGAGTATTTCTTCGACCGAAACCGGCCCAGCTTCGATGCCATCCTCTACTACTACCAGAGCGGTGGCCGCCTCCGGAGGCCGGTCAACGTCCCACTCGATGTCTTCTCCGAGGAGATCAAGTTTTACGAGCTTGGGGAAATCGCCACCAACAAATTCAG AGAGGACGAAGGTTTCATCAAGGAGGAGGAGAAGCCGCTACCGGATCACGAATTCCAGCGGAACGTGTGGCTGCTGTTCGAGTACCCGGAGAGCTCGCAGGCAGCGCGCGTGGTGGCGATCATCAGTGTAGTTGTAATCCTGCTGTCAATCGTGATATTCTGCCTAGAGACTCTGCCCGAGTTCAAGCACTACAAAGTATTTAATACTACGACGAACGGCACAAAGATCGAGGAGGACGAGGTGCCCGACATCACCGACCCCTTCTTCCTGATCGAGACCATCTGCATCATATGGTTCACGTTCGAGCTGTCGGTCCGATTCCTCGCCTGCCCCAACAAGTTGAACTTTTTTCGCGACGTCATGAACATTATCGATATAATCGCGATCATTCCATACTTTATCACCTTGGCGACTGTGGTGGCCGAGAAAGATGAACAGATACAGTTGCCCAAGGCGCCAGTTTCCCCGCAAGACAAAAGTACTAACCAAGCCATGTCGTTGGCCATCTTGAGAGTGATACGACTTGTGCGTGTTTTCCGaatatttaaactttcaaGGCATTCTAAAGGCTTGCAAATTCTTGGAAGGACACTAAAAGCCTCTATGAGGGAATTAGgacttttgatatttttcctatttataG GTGTCGTTCTCTTCTCAAGCGCAGTGTATTTCGCTGAGGCTGGTTCTGAAAATTCTTACTTCAAGTCTATCCCAGACGCCTTCTGGTGGGCAGTGGTGACCATGACCACTGTGGGATACGGAGACATGAC GCCAGTCGGAGTGTGGGGCAAAATGGTGGGTTCGTTATGCGCGATAGCCGGTGTGCTGACCATTGCCCTTCCTGTGCCTGTCATTGTATCCAACTTCAACTACTTCTACCACCGCGAGACTGATCAAGAGGAAATGCAGTCGCAGAACTTCAACCACGTCACCAGTTGCCCGTATCTGCCAGGAACTCTAG GTGCCCACTTGAAAAAGAGTTCGCTCTCCGAGTCCTCGTCGGACATAATGGAGCTGGAGGAGGGCATTCTGCTGGGCCAGCATGAGCCCAACACTCCAGCGACTGCATGCACCCCGGCCAGTGCCGCCCTCGCACCGGCCCTGCTAGCCAAAAAGCAGAACTGCAACACCACCGCGGCCACGGCCAATCGATGCAACAACAACATCAACGCCGTCAGCATCGAGACAGACGTCTGA
- the LOC135945821 gene encoding potassium voltage-gated channel protein Shaker-like isoform X7, with the protein MYAVQTNTRPMKRRKKREKSLPKLSSQDEDGPTQHREFSGVVNFEPIPHDHDFCERVVINVSGLRFETQLRTLNQFPDTLLGDPARRIRYFDPLRNEYFFDRNRPSFDAILYYYQSGGRLRRPVNVPLDVFSEEIKFYELGEIATNKFREDEGFIKEEEKPLPDHEFQRNVWLLFEYPESSQAARVVAIISVVVILLSIVIFCLETLPEFKHYKVFNTTTNGTKIEEDEVPDITDPFFLIETICIIWFTFELSVRFLACPNKLNFFRDVMNIIDIIAIIPYFITLATVVAEKDEQIQLPKAPVSPQDKSTNQAMSLAILRVIRLVRVFRIFKLSRHSKGLQILGRTLKASMRELGLLIFFLFIGVVLFSSAVYFAEAGSENSYFKSIPDAFWWAVVTMTTVGYGDMTPVGVWGKMVGSLCAIAGVLTIALPVPVIVSNFNYFYHRETDQEEMQSQNFNHVTSCPYLPGTLGAHLKKSSLSESSSDIMELEEGILLGQHEPNTPATACTPASAALAPALLAKKQNCNTTAATANRCNNNINAVSIETDV; encoded by the exons GTCGTTGCCGAAACTGAGCAGCCAAGATGAGGATGGGCCGACGCAACACCGCGAGTTCTCAGGCGTGGTCAACTTCGAGCCGATCCCCCACGACCACGACTTCTGCGAGCGCGTCGTGATCAAT GTGAGCGGCCTGCGGTTCGAGACGCAGCTGCGAACGCTCAACCAGTTTCCAGACACGCTGCTGGGGGACCCGGCCCGCCGCATCCGCTACTTCGACCCACTGCGCAACGAGTATTTCTTCGACCGAAACCGGCCCAGCTTCGATGCCATCCTCTACTACTACCAGAGCGGTGGCCGCCTCCGGAGGCCGGTCAACGTCCCACTCGATGTCTTCTCCGAGGAGATCAAGTTTTACGAGCTTGGGGAAATCGCCACCAACAAATTCAG AGAGGACGAAGGTTTCATCAAGGAGGAGGAGAAGCCGCTACCGGATCACGAATTCCAGCGGAACGTGTGGCTGCTGTTCGAGTACCCGGAGAGCTCGCAGGCAGCGCGCGTGGTGGCGATCATCAGTGTAGTTGTAATCCTGCTGTCAATCGTGATATTCTGCCTAGAGACTCTGCCCGAGTTCAAGCACTACAAAGTATTTAATACTACGACGAACGGCACAAAGATCGAGGAGGACGAGGTGCCCGACATCACCGACCCCTTCTTCCTGATCGAGACCATCTGCATCATATGGTTCACGTTCGAGCTGTCGGTCCGATTCCTCGCCTGCCCCAACAAGTTGAACTTTTTTCGCGACGTCATGAACATTATCGATATAATCGCGATCATTCCATACTTTATCACCTTGGCGACTGTGGTGGCCGAGAAAGATGAACAGATACAGTTGCCCAAGGCGCCAGTTTCCCCGCAAGACAAAAGTACTAACCAAGCCATGTCGTTGGCCATCTTGAGAGTGATACGACTTGTGCGTGTTTTCCGaatatttaaactttcaaGGCATTCTAAAGGCTTGCAAATTCTTGGAAGGACACTAAAAGCCTCTATGAGGGAATTAGgacttttgatatttttcctatttataG GTGTCGTTCTCTTCTCAAGCGCAGTGTATTTCGCTGAGGCTGGTTCTGAAAATTCTTACTTCAAGTCTATCCCAGACGCCTTCTGGTGGGCAGTGGTGACCATGACCACTGTGGGATACGGAGACATGAC GCCAGTCGGAGTGTGGGGCAAAATGGTGGGTTCGTTATGCGCGATAGCCGGTGTGCTGACCATTGCCCTTCCTGTGCCTGTCATTGTATCCAACTTCAACTACTTCTACCACCGCGAGACTGATCAAGAGGAAATGCAGTCGCAGAACTTCAACCACGTCACCAGTTGCCCGTATCTGCCAGGAACTCTAG GTGCCCACTTGAAAAAGAGTTCGCTCTCCGAGTCCTCGTCGGACATAATGGAGCTGGAGGAGGGCATTCTGCTGGGCCAGCATGAGCCCAACACTCCAGCGACTGCATGCACCCCGGCCAGTGCCGCCCTCGCACCGGCCCTGCTAGCCAAAAAGCAGAACTGCAACACCACCGCGGCCACGGCCAATCGATGCAACAACAACATCAACGCCGTCAGCATCGAGACAGACGTCTGA